One window of the Runella slithyformis DSM 19594 genome contains the following:
- a CDS encoding DUF1501 domain-containing protein yields the protein MEKLLKELQAAELERQTRRYFLQTLGAGIGSLGFGSLLSSCGYFGKEDTVASAPLQSADAMGVRLPQFTPKAKQVIYIHMAGAPSQLELFDYKPELEKYHGKDCPAEFLEGKKFAFIKGVPKMLGPKGQFAQHGQSGAWISDYLPYLQTVADDVSFVKAMHTDQFNHAPAQLLMHTGSARLGRPSIGAWTVYGLGSENKNLPGFIVLASGGKQPDAGKSVWGSGFLPTVYQGVQCRTGGDPVLYVSDPQGMNRDIRKQTIEAINEINKQAYEEVKDPEILTRISQYEMAFRMQMSVPEVMDVSKEPQYILDMYGVKPGEGSFAMNCLLARKLVENGVRFVQLFDWGWDTHGTSEDGSVEIGLHKKCKESDQGVTALLKDLKMRGLLDETLVVWGGEFGRTPMQENRDGQVLPYSGRDHHLDAFTVWMAGGGVKKGFSFGETDPLGYYGVKDRTHVHDLQATILHLMGFNHEKFTYPFQGRNFRLTDVAGKVIKPILA from the coding sequence ATGGAAAAGTTACTCAAAGAACTTCAAGCCGCTGAGTTGGAGCGCCAAACGCGGCGGTATTTTCTGCAAACGCTGGGCGCGGGAATCGGATCGCTGGGATTTGGTTCATTGCTAAGCAGTTGCGGTTATTTTGGGAAAGAGGATACCGTTGCGTCGGCACCGCTTCAATCGGCCGATGCGATGGGGGTACGGCTGCCGCAGTTTACGCCCAAAGCCAAACAGGTGATCTACATTCACATGGCAGGCGCACCGTCGCAGTTGGAGCTGTTTGATTATAAGCCCGAACTCGAAAAATACCACGGCAAAGACTGTCCGGCGGAGTTTCTGGAAGGGAAAAAATTTGCGTTTATCAAGGGGGTTCCCAAGATGCTGGGGCCGAAAGGGCAATTTGCCCAACATGGCCAATCCGGCGCGTGGATCTCCGATTACCTGCCGTATCTGCAAACCGTGGCCGATGATGTTTCTTTCGTCAAAGCCATGCATACCGACCAGTTCAACCACGCGCCCGCGCAGTTGCTGATGCACACCGGCAGCGCCCGTTTGGGTCGCCCGAGCATTGGCGCGTGGACGGTTTATGGACTGGGTTCGGAAAATAAGAACCTGCCCGGTTTTATCGTTTTGGCCTCGGGCGGCAAACAGCCCGACGCCGGTAAATCCGTGTGGGGCAGCGGCTTCCTGCCCACGGTCTACCAAGGTGTCCAATGCCGCACGGGCGGCGACCCGGTGCTGTACGTGTCTGACCCGCAGGGCATGAACCGGGACATTCGGAAGCAGACCATTGAAGCCATCAACGAGATCAATAAACAGGCCTACGAAGAAGTCAAAGACCCTGAGATTCTGACGCGTATCAGTCAGTACGAAATGGCGTTTCGGATGCAGATGTCGGTGCCGGAAGTGATGGATGTGAGCAAAGAGCCGCAGTATATTCTGGACATGTACGGCGTAAAACCGGGCGAAGGGTCGTTTGCCATGAACTGCCTGTTGGCCCGTAAATTGGTCGAAAACGGTGTCCGTTTTGTGCAGTTGTTTGATTGGGGGTGGGATACCCACGGCACGAGCGAGGATGGTTCGGTAGAGATCGGCCTTCATAAAAAATGTAAAGAATCCGACCAAGGCGTGACGGCGTTGCTGAAAGACCTTAAAATGAGGGGATTACTGGACGAAACACTCGTGGTGTGGGGCGGAGAATTTGGCCGGACCCCCATGCAGGAAAACCGCGACGGACAGGTGTTGCCCTATTCCGGGCGCGACCATCACTTAGATGCGTTCACGGTGTGGATGGCGGGCGGCGGCGTCAAAAAAGGCTTTTCGTTCGGTGAAACCGACCCGTTGGGCTATTATGGCGTCAAAGACCGGACGCACGTCCATGACCTGCAGGCCACGATCCTGCATCTGATGGGCTTCAACCATGAAAAATTTACCTATCCTTTTCAGGGCAGAAACTTCCGTCTGACGGATGTAGCCGGGAAGGTGATTAAGCCGATTTTGGCCTAA
- a CDS encoding alkane 1-monooxygenase, with protein MLQPLANAQTMSAFKKLGFLSIYLMILLSNGVFILTHGQFTWTGVLFAYGVVPLVDALMGKDKNNAAKEDFERLMNDRFFDSVVYSLVYVHLIQLGLAVFAILTYEMTLFQWIGYVLSLGIFAGTMINVAHELGHRSSKTAQFHAKLTLMTVCYMHFFIEHNRGHHVWVATPHDPATARKGQSLYAFWWQSVTGSFRSALAIERRLLEKANVSFWSIRNNMIWAVLLPLLFCGLLTALGSWKAGRLAWEVIPFFFGQSLVAILLLESVNYIEHYGIVRREIAPGKYERVNPLHSWNANHLFSNLVLFQLQRHSDHHAYASRPYQVLRHFDESPQLPFGYPLMILMASVPPLWFSVMDRRLEHWRGYAYDSQHIAQVVREMA; from the coding sequence GTGCTTCAACCCTTAGCCAATGCACAAACGATGAGCGCTTTCAAAAAACTCGGCTTTTTGTCCATCTACCTCATGATCTTGCTGTCAAACGGTGTATTCATTCTCACCCACGGACAATTTACATGGACGGGTGTGCTGTTTGCCTACGGGGTGGTGCCGTTGGTGGATGCACTGATGGGAAAAGATAAAAACAACGCCGCCAAAGAAGATTTTGAACGATTGATGAACGACCGTTTTTTTGACAGTGTGGTGTATTCCTTGGTGTATGTCCACCTGATTCAATTAGGCCTGGCCGTGTTTGCAATCCTTACTTACGAGATGACGCTGTTTCAGTGGATAGGCTACGTGCTTTCACTGGGAATTTTTGCGGGAACCATGATCAACGTAGCCCATGAGTTGGGTCACCGAAGCAGTAAAACGGCGCAGTTTCACGCCAAACTTACGCTCATGACGGTGTGCTATATGCACTTTTTCATTGAGCACAATCGCGGCCACCACGTGTGGGTAGCCACCCCGCACGACCCCGCCACGGCCCGAAAAGGGCAATCGCTGTATGCCTTTTGGTGGCAGAGCGTCACGGGAAGTTTTCGGAGTGCGTTGGCCATCGAGAGACGATTGCTGGAAAAAGCCAATGTTTCGTTTTGGAGTATCAGAAACAACATGATTTGGGCAGTACTGTTACCCCTGCTTTTTTGCGGTCTGCTGACCGCTTTGGGCAGTTGGAAGGCGGGGCGTTTGGCGTGGGAAGTGATTCCGTTTTTCTTCGGACAGAGTTTGGTGGCGATCCTGTTGCTGGAAAGTGTTAATTACATTGAGCATTACGGCATTGTGCGTCGGGAAATAGCCCCCGGAAAATACGAGCGGGTCAATCCGCTGCATTCCTGGAATGCCAATCATCTGTTCAGCAATCTCGTATTATTTCAGCTCCAGCGCCACTCCGACCATCACGCCTATGCCTCGCGGCCGTATCAGGTACTGCGTCATTTTGACGAAAGTCCCCAATTGCCGTTCGGCTATCCGCTTATGATCCTGATGGCAAGCGTGCCGCCGCTGTGGTTTTCGGTCATGGACAGGCGTTTGGAACACTGGCGGGGCTATGCCTATGATTCACAACACATTGCGCAGGTGGTGCGGGAGATGGCATAG